From one Candidatus Neomarinimicrobiota bacterium genomic stretch:
- a CDS encoding helix-hairpin-helix domain-containing protein codes for MTIPGIGPVTAERIMRHREDYGLFESVEGLLKVKGIGPKTFEKIKNYIKTKD; via the coding sequence ATGACAATTCCCGGTATTGGGCCTGTAACTGCAGAGAGAATTATGCGCCATAGGGAAGATTATGGATTATTTGAATCCGTCGAAGGGTTATTGAAAGTAAAGGGCATTGGCCCTAAAACGTTTGAAAAAATTAAAAACTATATAAAGACGAAGGATTGA
- the dnaJ gene encoding molecular chaperone DnaJ has product MRDLYDIIGVDKSASDNEIKKSYRKIAMKYHPDKNPGDSEAEQNFKEAAEAYSILSDNQKRRQYDQFGHAGVGMGDSPGGGTGFHGHMSMEDIFSSFGDIFGGGGGSGGFDPFGGIFGGGQRRGIKKARDLKVALKLDYADIVKGTDKTIKIKRHETCETCTGNGAQAGTMPTSCRQCSGSGQIRQMSQSFFGQSVTVRECPVCQGSGEMIENPCKPCGGNGIQRKTVEIKVKVPAGVAEGNYMTLNSQGNKGPKGFQSGDLIIIFEEKEHPVFTRNGEDVITEVQIQFHQAALGITLEVPTLEGKANLKVPSGIQSGQILRMRGKGFPRVRGSARGDQLVRVQVQTPKSLSRQQKKILEELSSLNGQSEPIFKRVVLD; this is encoded by the coding sequence ATGAGAGATTTATATGACATAATAGGTGTAGACAAAAGTGCCTCTGATAACGAAATCAAAAAATCTTATCGGAAGATTGCCATGAAATATCATCCAGATAAAAATCCCGGTGATTCCGAAGCAGAGCAAAATTTTAAAGAGGCAGCTGAGGCGTATTCAATTTTGTCTGATAATCAAAAGAGAAGACAATATGATCAATTTGGGCATGCCGGCGTAGGCATGGGCGATTCTCCTGGCGGCGGTACTGGATTTCATGGTCACATGTCCATGGAAGATATATTCAGTAGTTTTGGAGACATCTTCGGCGGTGGAGGTGGTAGCGGTGGATTTGATCCATTCGGCGGTATATTTGGTGGTGGGCAAAGAAGGGGTATTAAAAAGGCCCGAGATTTAAAAGTAGCATTAAAATTAGATTATGCGGATATCGTTAAGGGTACAGATAAAACGATCAAGATTAAACGTCATGAAACGTGTGAAACTTGTACTGGAAATGGCGCCCAGGCAGGAACGATGCCAACATCCTGTCGACAATGTAGTGGGTCTGGCCAAATTCGACAAATGTCTCAGTCATTTTTTGGGCAATCCGTAACAGTTCGAGAATGTCCTGTCTGCCAGGGGTCTGGTGAAATGATTGAGAATCCCTGTAAACCCTGTGGTGGCAATGGCATACAACGCAAAACTGTTGAAATAAAAGTAAAGGTACCTGCCGGCGTTGCAGAGGGGAATTATATGACCCTCAATAGTCAAGGAAATAAAGGACCGAAAGGTTTTCAGTCTGGGGATTTAATAATAATTTTTGAAGAAAAAGAGCACCCTGTTTTTACGCGTAATGGTGAAGATGTTATAACCGAAGTGCAAATTCAGTTCCACCAGGCCGCGCTTGGTATAACATTAGAAGTGCCTACATTGGAAGGAAAAGCTAACTTGAAAGTGCCTTCGGGGATTCAATCAGGGCAAATTTTACGCATGCGTGGAAAAGGATTTCCACGTGTTCGGGGATCGGCCAGGGGAGATCAATTGGTTCGCGTCCAAGTGCAAACACCAAAATCTTTATCTCGTCAACAGAAAAAAATACTAGAAGAGTTATCTTCGCTTAATGGTCAATCTGAACCCATATTTAAACGGGTAGTTCTGGATTGA
- the hrcA gene encoding heat-inducible transcription repressor HrcA: MSTIKIPNLNDREAAILTSVIEEYIASGTPVSSGYLKKHCGMNVSPATIRNGMVSLEKKGFLMQLHTSGGRIPSDVGYRFYVNAKPKFRSLDDPFSESVEKELLTVANNVDELLDSTALMLAKVSHMFGVVLISGYHKSILTDIELVSLHGNRIMLVLGLDSGLIKSIVLNLDLNIQPKLINKITLILKERLIGCSLKEIQSTIGMRLNGTEMYSHELVQVLIDDCLNYFHIDNNKRIYTSPSDVLLDQPEFQNLANFQRLLPALDKSYLNQHFKDNFSDKSERTLIGIENEDELLNDCSIITTQFDSGLIQGTIGVLGPKRIPYMSVQSIIDKFAEIIQSAL, from the coding sequence ATGTCAACAATTAAAATTCCAAATTTGAATGATCGAGAAGCGGCGATTCTCACATCAGTTATTGAGGAATATATCGCATCTGGAACTCCTGTTTCTTCGGGCTATCTTAAAAAGCATTGCGGTATGAATGTGTCTCCAGCCACAATCCGAAATGGCATGGTTTCATTGGAGAAAAAAGGATTCCTTATGCAATTGCATACATCCGGTGGAAGAATTCCATCAGATGTAGGATACCGATTTTATGTCAACGCCAAGCCAAAATTTCGATCGCTGGATGATCCTTTTTCTGAAAGCGTTGAAAAAGAACTGTTGACCGTTGCTAATAATGTTGACGAATTGTTGGACTCCACAGCATTAATGTTGGCGAAAGTTAGTCATATGTTTGGTGTTGTTTTGATCTCAGGGTATCATAAGAGTATCCTAACGGACATAGAATTAGTTTCTCTCCATGGGAATCGCATTATGCTCGTGTTGGGTCTAGATTCAGGTTTAATTAAGTCCATTGTGCTGAACTTGGATTTAAACATTCAGCCAAAGTTGATAAATAAGATAACTCTAATTCTGAAAGAGCGATTGATTGGATGCTCTTTAAAAGAAATTCAATCCACCATTGGAATGCGATTGAATGGTACAGAAATGTATTCCCACGAATTGGTTCAGGTTTTGATAGATGATTGTTTAAATTATTTTCATATAGATAATAATAAAAGAATATACACATCGCCATCTGATGTATTACTTGATCAACCTGAATTTCAAAACTTAGCAAACTTTCAACGTCTTTTACCTGCCTTGGATAAATCGTATTTGAACCAACATTTTAAAGATAATTTTTCGGATAAATCAGAAAGAACATTAATTGGAATCGAGAATGAAGATGAACTGTTAAATGATTGTTCCATTATAACAACCCAGTTTGACAGTGGACTAATACAGGGAACAATTGGTGTGCTGGGCCCAAAAAGAATTCCATATATGTCAGTCCAATCCATAATTGATAAATTTGCGGAGATTATACAAAGTGCCCTCTAA
- a CDS encoding ATP-binding cassette domain-containing protein produces MIQLDNVSYTYPKGGGVSNVNLTIEDDEFSFLIGPTGSGKTTLLRLVYMDLIPQVGKIVIDKFKSNQIKSRKIPYLRRKIGMVFQDYHLLNDRNLFENIALPLHVIGSSKDEIVDRVVESLEEVGLEDKAEHLPEELSGGEQQRACLARALVKDPDIILADEPTGNLDPVTSFELVKLLEEINREGTTILMASHNYNLIKGRGHRIIEIQNGSVRQS; encoded by the coding sequence ATGATTCAACTCGATAACGTATCCTATACCTATCCAAAAGGCGGTGGTGTCTCCAATGTTAACCTGACTATCGAAGATGATGAATTCTCATTCCTGATTGGTCCCACGGGATCAGGGAAAACCACATTACTTAGGCTAGTTTATATGGATTTAATTCCTCAGGTTGGAAAGATTGTTATAGATAAATTCAAATCTAATCAGATTAAATCGAGGAAGATTCCTTATTTACGCCGGAAAATTGGTATGGTTTTTCAGGATTATCATTTACTAAACGACCGTAACCTGTTTGAAAATATTGCACTACCTTTACACGTTATTGGGTCATCAAAAGATGAAATAGTTGATCGAGTAGTAGAATCTCTAGAAGAAGTGGGGCTGGAGGATAAGGCAGAACATTTACCTGAAGAATTATCCGGTGGTGAGCAACAGCGTGCTTGCCTAGCGCGGGCATTGGTAAAAGATCCGGATATAATATTAGCTGACGAGCCTACAGGTAATCTTGATCCTGTGACTTCATTTGAGCTGGTTAAACTATTAGAAGAAATTAATCGTGAGGGCACAACCATACTCATGGCCTCTCATAATTATAATTTGATTAAGGGGCGAGGACATCGTATCATTGAAATCCAAAATGGAAGTGTGCGGCAATCCTAA
- a CDS encoding calcium/sodium antiporter, translated as MSLIFLAAGTVMLFYGAEWIVKGSSGIAQRLGISPLVVGLTVVAFGTSLPELIVSIIASMEGSSSIAVGNVVGSNIANVGLVLGLSALIFPISVNYDHLKRDMFIYLCACALFILFAFDGRLSRFEGTILFISLIFYILLCIKNPHTGESKTEKPQGKTFSLVLFVIAGILLLAFGADLFVDGAIFLARFIGVSEIVIGMTVVAFGTSLPELATSAMAAFRNESAISVGNIIGSNIFNILSVLGLASIINPLDSPKEIMSFEVPLMIGYGVVMILIAKMQQPINRFISATLLGGYFIFIYLLF; from the coding sequence ATGAGTCTCATATTTTTGGCTGCCGGTACTGTAATGCTTTTTTATGGCGCTGAGTGGATTGTGAAAGGTAGCTCTGGGATTGCTCAGCGTTTAGGCATTTCCCCTTTGGTCGTTGGATTAACCGTGGTTGCATTCGGTACATCCCTACCGGAATTAATTGTTAGTATTATTGCTTCTATGGAGGGTAGCTCGTCTATCGCAGTAGGCAATGTCGTTGGTTCCAATATTGCCAATGTTGGTTTAGTATTGGGACTGAGTGCGCTCATATTTCCGATTTCGGTTAATTATGACCATTTAAAAAGGGATATGTTCATTTATCTATGTGCATGTGCGTTATTTATTCTTTTCGCCTTTGACGGACGCTTAAGTCGCTTTGAAGGCACTATTTTGTTCATCAGTCTAATCTTTTATATTTTACTTTGCATTAAAAATCCCCATACTGGCGAATCAAAAACTGAAAAGCCTCAGGGGAAAACATTCAGTCTTGTCTTATTTGTTATTGCTGGAATCCTTCTTTTGGCATTTGGGGCAGACTTATTCGTGGATGGTGCTATTTTTCTCGCTCGATTTATTGGTGTATCTGAAATTGTTATTGGCATGACTGTGGTTGCTTTTGGTACATCTCTACCGGAATTAGCCACATCGGCAATGGCGGCATTCCGAAATGAAAGTGCCATCTCAGTTGGGAATATAATTGGTTCGAATATTTTTAATATTTTATCTGTATTGGGATTGGCGTCTATTATTAATCCTCTTGATTCACCAAAAGAAATCATGTCGTTCGAAGTTCCTTTAATGATTGGTTATGGTGTAGTCATGATTTTGATTGCCAAAATGCAGCAACCTATCAATCGTTTTATATCGGCCACATTATTGGGCGGATATTTTATTTTTATTTATCTCCTATTTTAA
- a CDS encoding nucleotide exchange factor GrpE, whose translation MPSKEKTARPVAKKKTPTKSSTTKLKDQIETLKFDISSHEDKYLRLKAEFDNYRRRKQEETSNMFKYDGESVIKQFLTVLDDLDRLAKAAEENGKSNIEKIKEGIDLIVNKITKRFSEREVVPFTAPGDLVDPELHDALMMRLEEGKKENEILEVFEKGYRYKDRVIRHAKVVVNQTPS comes from the coding sequence GTGCCCTCTAAAGAAAAAACTGCCAGACCGGTAGCTAAGAAAAAAACGCCTACAAAGTCATCGACTACTAAACTCAAAGATCAAATAGAAACTTTAAAGTTCGATATTTCTTCTCATGAAGATAAATATCTTAGGCTTAAAGCTGAATTCGACAATTATCGTCGTCGGAAACAGGAAGAGACTAGTAACATGTTCAAGTATGATGGTGAATCTGTCATTAAACAATTTTTGACTGTTTTAGACGATCTGGATCGATTGGCAAAAGCTGCAGAAGAAAATGGTAAATCAAATATTGAAAAAATTAAAGAAGGTATCGATTTGATTGTTAATAAAATCACCAAACGGTTTTCTGAGCGGGAAGTTGTGCCTTTTACAGCGCCCGGTGATTTAGTAGACCCTGAACTTCATGATGCCCTTATGATGCGATTAGAAGAAGGAAAAAAAGAGAATGAAATCCTCGAAGTTTTCGAAAAAGGATATCGTTATAAAGATCGTGTCATTCGTCATGCAAAAGTTGTTGTAAACCAGACGCCATCATGA
- the rsmD gene encoding 16S rRNA (guanine(966)-N(2))-methyltransferase RsmD, protein MQIQAGRYKGRRVKTVANAPYRPTTSIVRKSLFDILGDLSGYHILDLYAGSGILGFEASSRGAESVTFVETSMRVVSLLKMNGSLFKESQFSYIRMDALKYLDKCESFDLIIADPPYQNSETDLVIKKSLTRLKEDKFFILESSPREFSISPSRVKLYGDTQLTFWRNTK, encoded by the coding sequence ATGCAAATCCAAGCTGGCCGCTATAAAGGTCGTCGGGTAAAAACTGTAGCCAATGCACCTTACCGACCAACAACATCCATTGTAAGAAAAAGTCTTTTCGATATTCTCGGTGATTTATCTGGGTACCATATATTAGATCTTTATGCAGGGTCAGGCATTCTTGGTTTTGAAGCAAGCAGTCGTGGCGCTGAATCAGTTACATTCGTCGAAACCAGTATGCGAGTTGTATCCCTTTTGAAAATGAATGGTTCTCTTTTTAAAGAATCTCAATTTAGTTACATAAGGATGGATGCATTGAAATATTTAGATAAATGCGAGTCATTTGATCTAATCATTGCCGATCCACCATATCAAAATTCAGAAACTGATTTAGTCATAAAAAAATCGTTAACTCGCTTAAAAGAAGATAAATTTTTTATACTTGAATCTTCGCCTCGAGAATTCTCAATTTCGCCCTCAAGAGTTAAGCTTTATGGAGACACGCAACTAACTTTTTGGAGAAACACCAAATGA
- the obgE gene encoding GTPase ObgE, with translation MFIDYTKVELHAGNGGRGCVSFRREKYISKGGPDGGDGGNGGNIIAKVDTNLHTLQDIRYSRLYKAKNGTSGAGGLKTGKNGEDILIKVPLGTIIRNIDSNEVVADFDANGQESIICEGGKGGKGNIKFKSSTKQTPRYAQPGIEGESGKFEFELKILADVGLVGFPNAGKSTLLSVLSKARPKIADYPFTTLEPHLGIVKSGEYKSFLMADIPGLIEGAADGKGLGHQFLRHIERNRVLLFLIDGNDEDPFKSFEALKNELISYNSSLIMKPILLVRTKGDALDKIDHTKWNNIPEFFMEISAVTGDGLLKLVKEISGHLDEK, from the coding sequence ATGTTTATTGATTACACTAAAGTAGAACTCCATGCCGGTAATGGTGGTCGGGGTTGTGTTTCATTCCGCAGGGAAAAATATATTTCCAAAGGCGGCCCCGATGGCGGTGATGGAGGCAATGGTGGCAATATTATTGCAAAGGTGGACACAAATCTTCATACATTGCAGGATATCCGTTATTCGAGATTATACAAAGCGAAAAATGGAACATCCGGTGCCGGTGGTTTAAAGACTGGTAAGAATGGGGAAGATATACTTATAAAGGTCCCATTGGGAACAATCATTCGAAATATCGATTCCAATGAAGTTGTGGCTGATTTTGATGCGAATGGACAAGAATCTATAATTTGTGAAGGTGGAAAAGGTGGCAAGGGAAATATAAAATTCAAATCTTCTACGAAACAAACGCCCCGCTATGCACAACCTGGCATTGAAGGTGAATCTGGAAAATTTGAATTTGAGTTAAAAATATTGGCAGATGTTGGTTTGGTTGGATTTCCAAATGCCGGTAAATCAACATTATTATCTGTGTTATCAAAAGCACGACCAAAGATTGCCGATTATCCATTCACGACACTTGAGCCCCATTTAGGTATTGTAAAATCAGGTGAGTACAAATCCTTTCTTATGGCGGATATTCCCGGGCTCATCGAAGGAGCGGCAGATGGAAAAGGATTGGGGCATCAATTCCTGCGCCATATTGAAAGAAATCGCGTCCTTTTATTTTTGATTGATGGTAATGACGAAGATCCATTCAAATCATTTGAAGCGTTAAAGAATGAACTTATTTCATATAATTCTTCATTAATCATGAAACCTATACTTCTTGTGAGGACAAAAGGGGATGCTCTCGACAAAATTGACCATACAAAGTGGAATAATATTCCCGAATTTTTTATGGAAATTTCTGCTGTAACTGGTGATGGGTTATTAAAATTAGTCAAAGAAATAAGCGGTCATCTTGATGAAAAATAG
- the coaD gene encoding pantetheine-phosphate adenylyltransferase, with protein sequence MRTIVYPGTFDPIHCGHIDIAERASKLFDKIVFVIAVNTEKNPLFTPEERIEMILGATNHIGNVEAHSTNGLIAEYARKIEAVALIRGLRHVSDFEFEFQMATMNHHLNPDVSTLLMVTAENFIHLNSTVVKDVARLKGDISKFVPPIVLQKLKDKFHLS encoded by the coding sequence ATGAGAACAATCGTATACCCAGGAACCTTTGATCCCATTCACTGTGGTCATATTGACATTGCTGAACGTGCGTCAAAACTATTTGATAAAATTGTTTTTGTTATTGCCGTCAATACGGAGAAGAATCCCTTGTTTACGCCCGAAGAGCGGATAGAGATGATTTTGGGTGCAACCAATCATATAGGGAATGTTGAAGCACATTCTACCAATGGTTTAATAGCAGAATATGCTCGAAAGATTGAAGCCGTGGCTCTGATCCGGGGACTTCGTCATGTGTCTGATTTTGAATTTGAATTCCAGATGGCTACCATGAATCACCATTTAAACCCAGACGTATCTACATTGTTAATGGTGACAGCAGAAAACTTTATACATTTGAATTCCACCGTTGTGAAAGATGTGGCTCGACTGAAAGGTGATATTTCAAAATTTGTACCGCCTATTGTGCTGCAAAAATTAAAAGATAAATTTCACCTTTCCTGA
- the nadD gene encoding nicotinate (nicotinamide) nucleotide adenylyltransferase: MKTCLFGGTFDPPHFGHLIVAQTIFEAEHFDRIVFVPAHIPPHKKEQKISNVNLRLEMLKIATKDNPNFIISDIEIKRGGISYSLETIRAYKEETNITRNDLYYLIGSDSLKQFHTWENPKAILEECQLIVAIRPGFRPSDIPNWILAKVQFANIPRIEISSTQIRERWLEDKTIRYMVTQPVWEFINERDIY, encoded by the coding sequence GTGAAAACCTGTCTTTTTGGTGGAACATTTGATCCACCTCATTTTGGCCATTTGATTGTAGCTCAAACCATTTTTGAGGCTGAACATTTTGATCGAATTGTATTTGTTCCCGCCCATATCCCGCCCCATAAAAAAGAACAAAAAATCTCTAATGTAAATTTGCGATTAGAGATGCTTAAGATTGCCACGAAGGACAACCCAAATTTCATCATTTCAGATATTGAGATAAAGCGTGGTGGAATTTCCTATTCTTTAGAAACTATAAGGGCTTATAAAGAAGAAACAAATATAACGCGCAATGATCTTTATTATTTGATTGGGAGTGATTCTTTAAAGCAATTCCACACTTGGGAAAATCCCAAAGCAATATTAGAAGAATGTCAATTGATAGTCGCCATTAGACCGGGTTTTCGTCCCAGTGATATTCCAAACTGGATCCTGGCTAAAGTACAATTTGCAAATATTCCACGAATTGAAATTTCTTCCACACAAATTAGGGAAAGATGGTTAGAAGATAAAACAATTCGCTATATGGTGACGCAACCCGTTTGGGAATTCATTAACGAACGCGATATATATTAA
- a CDS encoding zinc ribbon domain-containing protein, whose protein sequence is MPTYDYKCQQCNHTFEYFQAMSDARLENCPECEGAVRRLVSGGTGLIFKGSGFYLTDYVKKKSSEKASETKKSKETKKKTVKESAKT, encoded by the coding sequence ATGCCTACATACGACTATAAATGTCAACAGTGTAACCACACATTTGAATACTTTCAGGCCATGTCCGATGCTCGGTTAGAAAATTGTCCTGAATGTGAGGGAGCAGTGCGTCGTCTAGTTAGTGGCGGTACTGGATTAATTTTTAAAGGGAGTGGGTTCTATCTCACGGACTATGTTAAAAAGAAATCATCCGAAAAAGCGAGTGAAACGAAAAAAAGTAAAGAAACGAAAAAGAAGACAGTAAAAGAAAGCGCGAAAACATGA
- a CDS encoding ABC transporter permease → MDKMVFLLAEGVKNLWRHKLTAFSAIFSTFLTLAVAGSLIIVSQNTSKVIEYLRDKYKIEVFFKESVKDNRVVELVNEFKKIKGVRSTTMISKSDAEKIFKSQFGENIFDLVGYNPLPASCVVNVVKNHETIFNVGPIINRLKTYPEVEDVSYQGRLILRIESYYQKFVKGMTVLLILVLGISVFIISNTVRLTIYAKKELIQALQLIGATRTFVKAPFIIEGMFHGLLGALFASAFLIAGLEIGSGIIYSVTKLNVQYDPLVLIGILSSTGIIISFLGSSRAISKFLK, encoded by the coding sequence ATGGATAAAATGGTGTTCCTTTTGGCAGAAGGTGTTAAAAACCTTTGGCGACATAAATTAACCGCCTTTTCGGCCATTTTTTCTACCTTCCTGACTTTGGCAGTAGCCGGATCATTGATCATTGTAAGTCAAAACACAAGTAAGGTAATTGAATACCTTCGTGATAAATACAAAATTGAAGTATTTTTTAAGGAAAGTGTAAAAGATAATCGTGTAGTAGAATTGGTCAATGAATTTAAAAAGATCAAGGGTGTCCGCTCGACCACAATGATTTCAAAATCTGATGCTGAAAAAATATTTAAATCCCAGTTTGGTGAGAACATTTTTGATTTAGTGGGGTATAATCCATTGCCGGCCAGTTGTGTGGTGAATGTGGTGAAAAACCATGAAACTATATTCAATGTTGGTCCGATTATTAACCGATTAAAAACCTACCCAGAAGTTGAAGATGTAAGTTACCAAGGAAGGCTAATTTTAAGAATTGAATCTTATTACCAGAAATTCGTTAAAGGAATGACAGTCTTGTTAATTCTAGTCTTAGGGATTTCTGTATTCATTATTTCAAATACAGTTCGATTGACAATCTATGCAAAAAAAGAATTAATCCAGGCACTGCAACTTATTGGAGCAACGCGAACATTTGTGAAAGCGCCTTTTATTATTGAAGGTATGTTCCATGGCTTGCTGGGAGCTTTGTTTGCTTCAGCGTTCCTTATCGCTGGTTTGGAAATTGGCTCCGGTATTATTTATTCAGTAACCAAACTCAACGTACAATATGACCCATTGGTCTTAATTGGTATTTTATCATCAACTGGGATTATTATCAGTTTCTTGGGTAGTAGTCGCGCAATCTCGAAATTTTTAAAATAA
- the icd gene encoding NADP-dependent isocitrate dehydrogenase, translating to MSKIKQGEKITFVDGIYNVPNYPIIPFIEGDGIGADIWAASKKVFDAAVAKAYKGERSLVWHEVLAGEKANKNTGSWLPDETLNTIREYLIAIKGPLTTPVGGGIRSLNVALRQILDLYACVRPVRWFEGVPSPVKKPELVNMIIFRENTEDIYAGIEWEHGSEEVEKVKKFLTEEMGVTNIRFPDTTSIGVKPVSEEGTERIVKAALDYAIENGNETVTLVHKGNIMKFTEGKFKEWGYALAKREYGAQDYEGGPWQVIDNNGKQLIVKDVIADAFLQQILLRPGEYDVIATLNLNGDYISDALAAIVGGIGIAPGANINYNTGHAIFEATHGTAPKYAGKDMVNPSSVILSGVMMLEHIGWQEAANLITGGIEGAIDAKTVTYDFHRLMDGAEKVSCSGFGEAIIANM from the coding sequence ATGAGTAAAATAAAACAGGGTGAAAAAATAACATTTGTTGATGGAATTTATAATGTACCGAACTATCCGATTATTCCCTTTATTGAAGGTGATGGTATTGGGGCTGATATTTGGGCTGCATCTAAAAAGGTATTTGATGCGGCAGTTGCAAAAGCATATAAGGGTGAAAGATCTCTTGTTTGGCATGAAGTGTTGGCTGGTGAAAAAGCAAACAAAAATACTGGTTCATGGTTACCTGATGAAACGTTAAATACAATTCGTGAATATTTGATAGCCATCAAAGGACCATTGACAACTCCGGTTGGTGGTGGAATCCGATCTTTAAATGTTGCACTTAGACAAATCTTAGACCTTTATGCTTGTGTCCGTCCTGTTAGGTGGTTTGAAGGTGTGCCATCACCTGTGAAAAAACCAGAATTAGTAAACATGATTATTTTTAGGGAAAATACCGAAGATATTTATGCTGGGATAGAGTGGGAGCACGGTTCTGAAGAAGTTGAAAAAGTAAAGAAATTCCTCACTGAAGAAATGGGTGTAACGAATATTCGTTTTCCAGATACTACTTCAATAGGGGTGAAACCAGTTTCCGAAGAAGGAACGGAGCGCATCGTAAAAGCCGCTTTGGATTATGCTATTGAGAATGGTAATGAAACGGTGACTTTGGTCCATAAGGGCAATATAATGAAATTTACCGAAGGCAAGTTCAAGGAATGGGGATATGCGTTAGCCAAACGGGAATATGGCGCCCAAGATTATGAAGGCGGCCCATGGCAGGTGATTGATAATAATGGAAAACAACTAATTGTAAAGGACGTGATTGCCGATGCTTTCTTGCAACAAATTTTGCTTCGCCCGGGTGAGTATGACGTAATTGCCACACTTAATTTAAATGGCGACTATATTTCAGATGCCTTGGCTGCTATAGTCGGAGGAATTGGTATCGCCCCTGGTGCCAATATAAATTATAATACTGGCCATGCGATTTTTGAAGCCACCCATGGGACAGCGCCTAAATATGCCGGTAAGGATATGGTAAATCCATCCTCTGTCATTTTATCTGGTGTTATGATGTTAGAACATATAGGCTGGCAGGAAGCAGCTAATTTAATTACCGGAGGTATCGAAGGTGCCATTGATGCCAAAACGGTTACATACGATTTTCACCGACTCATGGATGGTGCTGAGAAAGTTTCATGCTCAGGGTTCGGTGAGGCCATAATCGCGAATATGTAA